In the genome of Clostridiisalibacter paucivorans DSM 22131, the window GCTTTAATGCTTTCGTTATCATCAAGATAACTTACTATATTAAGGCTTGATATATTAAGATTTGACTCTTCAAGTTTTTTTTCTATAAGTAATCTAGAACCAGAGCCTTTTGTTCTGAATAAAAACTTTTCTTTTAAAATGAATTCTTTATTTAACGTTTTAAAATTTTCATAATTATATTTGTCCAAGTTAGGGGTGACAAGAAAAAGTGTATCTTCTAATAGGTCTATATATTTTAAAGAATTATTTTTATGCTTAGTTCCAACTATTCCAAAGTCTATATATCCATCCAATATGTCCTGGATTACACTTTGAGAGTTGTTATGATTTATAGTAAAGGTAACATCTTGGTATTTATCAGTAAAGGATTTGAGAATAGAAGGAAGAATATATTGTTTAGGTACTGAACTAGAACTAATAGTTAAATGTCCATTTACTTTATTTTTATATGTTTTTAGTTGAAATTGAGCCATTTCTTTAAGGCTTAATATGTTTATAGCATATTTATAGAAAATCATTCCAGAATTTGTAGGAGAAATTTTTTTCCCATTTCTATTTAATAAAAATGTTTTTAGTTCTGATTCTAGGTTTTGGATATGACTAGTTATAGTAGGTTGGCTTAAATACAATTTATTTGCTGCTTTAGAAAAGCTTTTTAGATTTACAACTTCGATAAAGGATTCTAATTGTTTGAAGTCCACAAGCATACCTTCTTTCCATATGATAATAAAAATATTTTTATAAACTTTAGTTGTTAAAATGGAAATTTATAAGATAAATTAATATTAATGAAAAAAATATTTTTTGTCAAATATCAAGGTTTTCTAACTATATACGACTATAAATTTTAAATTTTTATATAGATTTTATTGAAATATACTTGAAAATATAAGTCAAGTAAAATAAAATATACTTCATAAATGGAGGAAGTATATATGAGCAAAATAAAAAATAATAAAAATAAAATAATTGTCTTTTTGGCACTAGTAATTTTGAATATGCTTTATTTATGGACTAATAGATTGAATATGCAGATACATTTAACAGAGTTATTTATAGACAAGCATATACCTTTAGTAAAATATATGATAATACCTTACTTTTTTTGGTATATATATGTGTGGATGGTATTTTTCTATTTGGCAGTCAAGGATGAGAAGTTGTTTTTTACTCACAGTAAAGCTACAATAATAAGTAAAAGTATATGTATTATATTGTTTTTAGTATATCCAACATTTGTAATTAGACCAGAAATAACAGGGCAAGATATCTTTAGTAAGGCGTTAATTCATTTATATGCTAGTGATAACCCAGTAAATGCATTGCCTAGTATACATGTTTTGCAGACTATATTAACCCATATAGCAATAATTAACATAAGAAATGCTACTAAAAAATTAAAGATAAGTTCTAGCATAATATCTATGTTAATTATTTTATCTACGGTTATGACGAAGCAACATAATATTATTGATGTATTTGCAGCCTATATACTGGCTATTATAGTGATTAAGATTGTATATTTGTTGGACTATAAAAAATGTAAGCTCAGTATAGTAGAAGACGTAGTTATTAATAGATAATATATAGTTATATTTGATATTGTTTTATATTAGTAATTACAATGTTGAATAATTATAAAAAACTCCTTTTAAGGAGTTTTTTATAATTTGTTTTTAATTAT includes:
- a CDS encoding selenium metabolism-associated LysR family transcriptional regulator; this encodes MDFKQLESFIEVVNLKSFSKAANKLYLSQPTITSHIQNLESELKTFLLNRNGKKISPTNSGMIFYKYAINILSLKEMAQFQLKTYKNKVNGHLTISSSSVPKQYILPSILKSFTDKYQDVTFTINHNNSQSVIQDILDGYIDFGIVGTKHKNNSLKYIDLLEDTLFLVTPNLDKYNYENFKTLNKEFILKEKFLFRTKGSGSRLLIEKKLEESNLNISSLNIVSYLDDNESIKAYIKLNMGVSFMSSYAIANEVNSGIFKAFNIEGLNLHRSFYFVYNKNKYLSPLANTFKNFIIDNIPLIKNPLFVTH
- a CDS encoding phosphatase PAP2 family protein — its product is MSKIKNNKNKIIVFLALVILNMLYLWTNRLNMQIHLTELFIDKHIPLVKYMIIPYFFWYIYVWMVFFYLAVKDEKLFFTHSKATIISKSICIILFLVYPTFVIRPEITGQDIFSKALIHLYASDNPVNALPSIHVLQTILTHIAIINIRNATKKLKISSSIISMLIILSTVMTKQHNIIDVFAAYILAIIVIKIVYLLDYKKCKLSIVEDVVINR